A stretch of Aerococcus urinaehominis DNA encodes these proteins:
- a CDS encoding PD-(D/E)XK nuclease family protein, translating into MALQFFNTRLTHQDKTSLYQAIDQHLAASPDHQVFYLVPNHMKFDMELEVFQAMKQVRQTAAYHPANSGGMRLQVFSFQRLAWYLRPADQAQLSTSLSQIAVVMLLAKVLGQLADDLVIFRGEVNNIGFINQLAELFKEFQEGNISGSDLAGLTTDLADHVQGDLLKTKQVDKLNELAKIYQAYDRAMADQAYSQTLIYDQLDQAISQVDLGKTMVVIDGFINLNRRELQIVQALIAAAGEVVVCLELDQTYRQNLPDSGHIYRYSGEIYYQLYQFAQAHQITIRSDAYGQVSQQLSTGLANMVSYFENNQQVVSESEKASVREAYQVWMCESTYIESEQVANKIYNLVAKAGYRYQDILILTRDMDHYRQQLLPQLQRQGIPYFVDDEETMAGHPLYRFLKALYRIYRYNWRYQDIFDLLRSELLLPKTHDQEAMDLPSFRRQVDLTENVVLKYGYEGKKWWRPQAQWRYLRVDENGEKIGSQTDQAVEKIANEVKSFVAGSLEALFDKLDQAEDNRAAMTVLYQFLNQAGVVDQLFSWRDQLLDQSQLEQARHHEQAWQSLVDLLDDYVTLFADQTFDMDVFFEILQLAMNQATYAIVPPSLDAVTITGMDSQRVQKAKVSFVIGLTDQVLPKNYQNRSLLNLEDRDLVGQVLAPDQALAPNELDLRANENFVAFKAFTSASQQVFLTVPYNSLSASSGQPSPYIDRLCQAFALSAVFKRHNQINLTSRDALSLGNYQSQIYHLLMKIRQAFDEGRILDKFWLQLYQDLLADTDLLPIFKPLLKSLTFHNRVENLEPSLAQDLYGKDFSASVSRLEMYNRDPFSYFLVHGLKLKERELFTLDARETGNYYHDAIEHFFQLANQAQLKISQLDAKQFDQLFRQTSQDLLNEDQYPSYHIFKVNNRHKYRQQRLDHSLYQTLRELVNQYRLSHLENYKNELSFGFVNADISQPLNLRTSDGHNINLRGRIDRLDCLPEAGKTYIQIVDYKSSAHKVDFSQIYSGTSLQLYTYLLVALAYFNKQADQPALPLGAFYEEVKSPLIKVTNQATFEANRDQQYLESYRLEGYVLADAGLISQADQHFAREDRSLIYPAQLTKQGNFHQGRSKVVSLADFQTILDFTQAKIITTVEQMMSGDISLQPLEEDPYVPSIREPYRAVSFFDASDYLNHYRPLEKMTKEQFFQRLKADQAEDDEEEANHDQDA; encoded by the coding sequence GTGGCCTTACAATTTTTTAATACACGACTGACCCACCAGGATAAAACTAGCTTGTACCAAGCTATTGACCAACACCTGGCGGCTAGTCCAGACCACCAAGTTTTTTATTTGGTTCCTAACCATATGAAGTTTGATATGGAGCTAGAGGTTTTTCAAGCCATGAAACAGGTGAGACAAACAGCCGCATACCATCCCGCTAATTCGGGGGGGATGCGGCTGCAAGTCTTTTCTTTTCAGCGTTTGGCCTGGTATTTGCGACCAGCTGACCAAGCTCAACTAAGCACTAGCCTCAGTCAGATTGCAGTGGTCATGCTCTTGGCCAAAGTGCTAGGCCAATTGGCGGATGATTTAGTGATTTTTCGTGGCGAAGTAAACAATATCGGCTTTATCAACCAATTAGCCGAGTTATTCAAGGAATTTCAAGAGGGTAATATATCAGGTTCAGATTTAGCTGGTCTAACGACAGACCTGGCTGACCACGTTCAGGGTGACCTTTTAAAAACTAAGCAAGTGGATAAGCTAAATGAGCTAGCTAAAATCTATCAAGCCTATGATCGCGCCATGGCTGACCAAGCCTACAGTCAGACCCTAATTTATGATCAATTAGACCAGGCCATTAGTCAGGTTGATCTAGGAAAAACCATGGTTGTGATTGATGGTTTTATCAACCTCAATCGTCGCGAATTACAGATTGTCCAGGCCTTAATAGCGGCTGCTGGGGAAGTAGTGGTTTGCCTTGAATTAGACCAGACCTACCGCCAAAATCTGCCTGATTCAGGACATATTTACCGCTATAGTGGGGAAATATATTACCAGCTCTATCAATTCGCTCAGGCCCACCAAATTACCATACGGTCAGATGCTTATGGCCAGGTCAGCCAGCAGCTCTCAACTGGACTAGCTAACATGGTTAGTTATTTTGAAAATAATCAACAAGTAGTCTCTGAGAGTGAAAAGGCTAGTGTTAGGGAAGCTTATCAGGTTTGGATGTGTGAGTCGACTTATATTGAAAGTGAACAAGTAGCCAATAAAATTTATAATCTGGTAGCCAAAGCAGGCTATCGCTACCAGGATATTTTGATTCTAACCCGGGACATGGACCATTACCGCCAGCAACTCTTGCCTCAATTACAAAGGCAGGGCATCCCTTATTTTGTCGATGATGAAGAAACTATGGCCGGCCACCCATTGTATCGTTTTCTCAAGGCGCTTTATCGGATTTATCGTTATAACTGGCGTTATCAAGATATTTTTGACCTCTTAAGGTCGGAATTATTGCTTCCTAAAACTCATGACCAAGAAGCTATGGATTTGCCTAGTTTCCGCCGTCAAGTTGATTTAACCGAAAATGTCGTCCTGAAGTACGGCTATGAGGGCAAGAAGTGGTGGCGACCTCAGGCCCAGTGGCGCTACTTACGAGTTGATGAAAATGGCGAGAAAATTGGCTCCCAAACTGACCAAGCTGTCGAAAAAATTGCCAATGAGGTCAAAAGTTTTGTGGCGGGTAGCTTAGAGGCACTATTTGATAAATTAGACCAGGCTGAGGATAATCGGGCTGCCATGACTGTTTTATATCAATTTCTTAACCAAGCAGGGGTGGTGGACCAGCTCTTTAGTTGGCGTGACCAGTTACTGGACCAAAGCCAGCTAGAACAAGCTCGTCATCATGAGCAAGCTTGGCAAAGCTTAGTTGATTTATTGGACGATTATGTCACCCTATTTGCTGACCAGACCTTTGATATGGATGTTTTTTTTGAAATTCTCCAGTTGGCCATGAACCAGGCTACTTACGCTATTGTGCCACCTAGTTTAGATGCTGTCACCATAACTGGTATGGATAGCCAACGGGTGCAGAAGGCCAAGGTAAGTTTTGTCATTGGTTTAACAGACCAAGTTCTGCCAAAGAACTACCAGAATCGCAGTTTGCTTAACTTAGAAGATCGCGACCTCGTTGGTCAAGTCTTAGCTCCAGACCAGGCACTAGCTCCAAATGAACTTGATTTGCGGGCAAATGAAAATTTTGTAGCCTTTAAAGCCTTTACCTCAGCTAGTCAGCAAGTCTTTTTAACAGTACCTTATAATAGTTTATCGGCATCATCGGGCCAGCCTTCACCTTATATTGACCGCCTCTGTCAGGCTTTTGCCTTGTCAGCTGTTTTTAAACGTCATAATCAAATTAATTTAACCAGTCGTGATGCCCTGAGTCTGGGCAATTACCAGTCACAAATTTATCATTTATTGATGAAAATCCGCCAGGCCTTTGATGAGGGACGGATTCTAGATAAGTTTTGGTTGCAACTTTACCAGGATTTACTGGCTGATACCGATTTGCTACCAATATTTAAGCCCCTGCTAAAAAGCTTAACTTTCCATAACCGGGTAGAAAATCTCGAGCCATCACTAGCTCAAGACTTATATGGCAAAGATTTCTCTGCTTCAGTTTCTCGTCTTGAAATGTATAATCGTGACCCCTTTTCTTACTTTTTGGTCCACGGTTTAAAGCTCAAGGAACGGGAACTTTTTACCCTGGATGCGCGGGAAACGGGTAATTACTATCATGACGCTATTGAGCATTTCTTCCAGTTAGCCAACCAGGCCCAGCTCAAAATTAGTCAACTGGATGCTAAGCAGTTTGACCAGCTCTTTAGGCAGACCAGTCAAGATTTGTTAAATGAGGATCAATACCCTAGTTATCATATTTTTAAGGTTAATAACCGCCACAAATACCGCCAACAGCGCTTAGACCACAGCCTATACCAAACCTTAAGGGAGCTGGTTAACCAGTACCGGCTATCTCATCTTGAGAACTACAAGAATGAACTCTCCTTTGGTTTTGTAAACGCTGATATTAGCCAGCCCTTGAATCTACGGACTAGTGACGGCCATAATATCAATTTACGGGGGCGGATTGATCGCCTAGACTGCTTGCCTGAGGCGGGTAAGACTTATATTCAAATCGTTGACTATAAGTCGTCTGCCCATAAAGTAGATTTTAGTCAAATTTATAGCGGGACTAGCCTGCAGTTATATACTTACTTGCTAGTTGCTTTAGCCTATTTTAATAAGCAGGCCGACCAGCCCGCCTTACCTTTGGGGGCCTTTTATGAGGAAGTTAAGAGCCCCTTAATTAAGGTGACTAATCAGGCAACTTTTGAAGCAAATCGTGACCAACAATATTTAGAAAGCTATCGTTTGGAGGGGTATGTCTTGGCAGATGCCGGCTTGATCAGTCAGGCTGACCAACATTTTGCTAGGGAAGATCGGTCACTCATTTATCCCGCCCAATTAACCAAGCAGGGTAATTTTCACCAAGGCCGGTCCAAGGTGGTCAGTCTAGCTGACTTTCAGACTATTCTTGACTTTACTCAGGCTAAAATTATAACAACGGTTGAACAGATGATGTCAGGCGACATCAGTTTGCAACCCCTGGAAGAAGATCCTTACGTTCCTTCTATTCGGGAACCTTATCGTGCCGTTTCCTTTTTTGATGCCAGTGATTATTTAAACCATTATCGGCCACTTGAAAAAATGACCAAAGAACAATTCTTCCAACGATTAAAAGCAGATCAGGCGGAAGATGATGAAGAGGAGGCCAACCATGACCAAGACGCCTAG
- the pepT gene encoding peptidase T: MAYSIDKEALLTRFIRYVKTETRSDENQTDRVPSTDSQVVFAQSLAHELDELGLVDVFYNSKDGYVTACLPGNDSSHEYPTIGFIAHLDTADFNAKNVQPQIIDDYQGGEINLSDSGYQLSPKEFPSLNNYHGHTLITTDGRTLLGADDKSGIAEIMTAVAYLKDHPEIKHGPIKVAFGPDEEIGVGADRFDVDRFGADFAYTMDGGPLGELQYETFNAAAAKLEIKGKNVHPGTAKGQMINALQVAIDFHQSLPVDDRPEKTEGRQGFFHLLSLSGVVDEAQASYIIRDHDRDQFEARKQKFIDLVTAINDCYPSNVIEASVNDQYYNMGEIISQDMRPVSLAKQAMVDLAIEPVIQPVRGGTDGSKLTYMGLPTPNIFAGGENMHGRFEYVSLQVMCQACQVIIRIAELAGNYQDL, translated from the coding sequence ATGGCATATAGTATTGACAAAGAGGCCTTACTAACTCGTTTTATTCGCTATGTCAAAACAGAAACCCGCTCAGATGAAAACCAGACAGACCGGGTGCCCTCAACTGACAGCCAGGTCGTTTTTGCCCAAAGTCTAGCCCATGAATTAGATGAGCTAGGCCTAGTGGATGTTTTCTATAATAGCAAAGATGGCTATGTGACAGCTTGTTTACCAGGGAATGATAGCAGCCATGAATACCCGACAATTGGCTTTATTGCTCATCTAGATACCGCGGATTTTAATGCCAAAAATGTCCAGCCTCAAATAATCGATGATTATCAAGGCGGAGAAATTAATTTAAGTGACTCCGGTTACCAATTATCTCCAAAAGAATTTCCCTCATTAAATAACTATCATGGCCATACCTTAATTACAACGGATGGACGGACCCTCCTAGGAGCTGATGATAAGTCAGGTATTGCAGAGATTATGACGGCAGTTGCTTATTTAAAAGACCACCCGGAAATTAAGCATGGACCTATCAAGGTTGCTTTTGGACCGGACGAAGAAATTGGTGTAGGTGCTGACCGCTTTGATGTCGACCGCTTCGGGGCTGATTTTGCTTATACCATGGATGGTGGACCTTTGGGTGAATTACAATACGAAACATTTAATGCAGCGGCTGCCAAACTGGAAATAAAAGGGAAGAATGTGCACCCTGGTACGGCTAAGGGACAGATGATTAATGCCCTGCAAGTAGCCATCGATTTTCACCAATCCCTACCAGTGGATGACCGACCGGAAAAAACTGAAGGTCGACAAGGATTTTTCCACTTACTTAGTTTATCGGGGGTTGTTGATGAAGCCCAGGCTAGTTATATCATTCGCGACCATGATCGTGACCAATTTGAGGCTCGAAAACAGAAATTTATAGACCTGGTGACAGCTATCAACGATTGTTATCCTAGCAATGTTATTGAAGCCAGCGTAAACGACCAATACTATAATATGGGTGAAATTATTAGCCAGGATATGCGGCCAGTTTCTTTGGCCAAACAAGCCATGGTTGATTTAGCTATTGAGCCGGTTATCCAACCAGTACGTGGTGGCACTGATGGTTCTAAACTAACCTATATGGGTCTGCCAACACCCAATATATTTGCTGGTGGAGAAAACATGCATGGCCGCTTTGAATATGTGTCTTTGCAAGTGATGTGCCAGGCTTGCCAGGTGATTATCCGTATTGCTGAACTAGCTGGTAACTATCAAGACTTATAA
- a CDS encoding Nif3-like dinuclear metal center hexameric protein, protein MTFTVADFIERFERFAPPTLAVSGDPIGLHFGSRQQAISKILVTLDVRPEVVDEAIDLGVDFIFAHHPPIFRPASRLDQDQPQQAMYNKIIQHGIAVYAAHTNLDAVAGGMNDWLSDLYEIRDTEILNSHTAIPYYRVTTYVPTDDLAAVKAAIFASGITDSENYANVAYQHLGIGTFKPQAAAQPARGQLDQQEKVNEVAFSFVCSKFDLNRALATIQASHPYEEAVTDVVTLENMAKPVGIGRVGNLEKAMPLADYAQLIKEKSNLSGLRLVVADPDRPVKRVAVLGGAGEKYYQDALAKGADTFITGDVYYHTAHDMQAAGLNVIDPGHHFESICKPHLLDLFKNWQAEDGWPVEIFMSQLNTDPFSFV, encoded by the coding sequence ATGACTTTTACAGTAGCAGATTTTATTGAACGATTTGAACGATTTGCGCCCCCAACTCTTGCTGTGTCAGGAGATCCGATTGGTTTGCATTTTGGCTCACGCCAGCAAGCCATTAGCAAGATTTTGGTTACTCTAGACGTTAGACCTGAAGTTGTGGACGAGGCGATTGACCTGGGCGTGGATTTTATTTTTGCCCACCATCCACCCATCTTTCGTCCAGCTAGCCGGCTTGACCAAGACCAACCCCAACAAGCCATGTATAACAAAATTATCCAGCATGGTATTGCTGTTTATGCCGCCCACACCAATCTAGATGCTGTGGCAGGTGGGATGAATGACTGGTTGTCGGATTTATATGAGATTAGGGATACAGAAATTCTTAATAGTCATACTGCTATTCCTTACTACCGGGTGACGACTTATGTGCCAACTGATGATTTAGCTGCAGTTAAAGCTGCTATTTTTGCCAGCGGGATAACTGATAGTGAAAATTATGCCAATGTGGCTTATCAACATTTAGGCATTGGAACTTTTAAACCGCAAGCGGCAGCTCAGCCAGCCAGGGGCCAGCTAGACCAGCAGGAAAAAGTAAATGAAGTAGCCTTTTCTTTTGTTTGTTCAAAATTTGACCTTAACCGTGCCTTGGCGACTATCCAAGCCAGTCACCCCTATGAAGAAGCAGTGACAGATGTTGTGACGCTGGAAAATATGGCTAAACCAGTCGGCATTGGTCGTGTTGGTAATTTAGAGAAAGCCATGCCCCTGGCTGATTATGCCCAATTAATTAAAGAAAAATCTAATCTATCAGGCTTACGCCTAGTAGTAGCTGACCCTGACCGACCAGTTAAGCGGGTCGCTGTTTTAGGCGGTGCTGGTGAAAAATATTATCAAGATGCCTTAGCTAAAGGGGCCGATACCTTTATTACTGGTGATGTCTATTATCATACTGCTCATGACATGCAGGCAGCTGGTCTTAATGTAATTGATCCTGGCCATCATTTTGAATCAATTTGCAAGCCGCACTTGCTTGACCTATTTAAAAATTGGCAGGCAGAAGATGGTTGGCCAGTAGAAATTTTTATGAGCCAATTAAATACTGATCCCTTTAGTTTTGTATAG
- a CDS encoding tRNA (adenine(22)-N(1))-methyltransferase, translating into MNSKKLSKRLEAVASFIDQDSRLADIGSDHAYLPCHLVLNKQINFAIAGEVVAGPLASAKKEIARWELADQVQARLGDGLAVIQPEDQVDTITICGMGGALIVDILERGLADGKLQNQPKLILQPNLASDQVRSWLVEHDYKIVAEDIIQEKGKIYEVIVAQAGHHEPALSESDLLFGPYTYQANPQVFKEKWQAELAHHQKIIDQIQYGANQEGLDHFGHQLNLIQERLNEIEEAD; encoded by the coding sequence ATGAATTCAAAAAAATTATCAAAACGCTTAGAAGCTGTTGCTAGCTTTATCGACCAAGATAGTCGCTTGGCAGATATTGGTTCAGATCATGCTTACTTGCCATGTCATTTGGTGCTTAACAAGCAAATTAACTTTGCCATTGCTGGCGAGGTGGTCGCAGGCCCGTTAGCTTCAGCAAAAAAAGAGATTGCAAGATGGGAGCTAGCTGACCAGGTTCAGGCTCGTTTAGGTGACGGTCTAGCGGTTATTCAGCCAGAGGACCAGGTTGATACGATTACAATTTGCGGTATGGGCGGGGCACTAATAGTTGATATCTTAGAGCGAGGCTTGGCAGATGGTAAGCTGCAAAACCAACCCAAGCTAATTTTACAGCCTAACCTAGCTAGTGATCAAGTGAGGTCATGGTTGGTTGAACATGATTATAAAATTGTTGCTGAGGATATTATCCAAGAGAAGGGTAAAATTTATGAGGTAATCGTTGCTCAAGCTGGCCACCATGAACCGGCCTTATCCGAAAGTGATTTGCTTTTTGGCCCATATACCTATCAGGCTAATCCGCAAGTCTTTAAGGAAAAGTGGCAGGCAGAGTTGGCCCATCATCAAAAAATTATTGACCAAATTCAATATGGGGCTAATCAGGAAGGCCTGGACCATTTTGGTCACCAATTAAACTTGATTCAGGAAAGATTGAATGAAATCGAGGAGGCAGACTAA
- a CDS encoding helix-turn-helix domain-containing protein, producing the protein MQANTKKIHDLLHSQISVATIAADTGISESNLYKLKNGEVKIENMTMKNAARLTDYYQARQAEIQM; encoded by the coding sequence GTGCAGGCTAATACAAAAAAGATCCATGACTTACTCCACAGCCAAATTTCTGTCGCTACAATTGCAGCAGACACTGGCATTAGTGAGAGTAATTTATATAAATTAAAAAATGGTGAAGTTAAAATTGAAAACATGACCATGAAGAATGCTGCCCGCTTGACCGACTACTATCAAGCTAGGCAAGCAGAAATTCAGATGTAA
- a CDS encoding MFS transporter, whose translation MKTNKMPWPSLLLLAFVACIAMISELLPAGFLQEMAGQYQVPLGQMSLFIGTYAIMSAVVGIPVTRLFSHVNRRYYLIAVCLAYAAANFVIAWAPNFILAFVARLVAGSSAGALWAMLGSYPVSFLPHHLAGRGTTIVLGGVTIGLSIGLPLATAFAKAVTWQAGFMLVASLFTVCALLGLKLFPSVAGEAYSAENNYLILLKNKDILIVSLVTILLVLAHYMSYIYIQLISEQAGVAVGSAQLAFGVGALVSIFVVARFIDQRLHGLAIAIAILAGLALLILNVLSQSSLLVYLAFVMWGLSFAPMTTVLQTACTQQVDRGKALANSLSATSYDIAIMLGSMIGGLTLTAIGLSGTLYLSIAVFILASVVIYKSPRTFTNK comes from the coding sequence ATGAAGACAAATAAGATGCCATGGCCATCCTTGCTTTTACTCGCATTTGTGGCCTGTATTGCTATGATTTCGGAATTACTACCAGCTGGATTTTTGCAGGAGATGGCTGGACAATACCAGGTGCCCCTTGGTCAAATGAGTTTATTTATTGGGACTTATGCGATCATGTCTGCGGTGGTCGGTATTCCAGTTACTCGCTTATTCAGCCATGTTAACCGGCGCTATTATTTGATTGCAGTGTGTTTGGCTTATGCTGCCGCAAATTTTGTGATTGCTTGGGCCCCCAATTTTATTTTAGCTTTTGTAGCACGGCTAGTAGCTGGGTCAAGTGCGGGTGCCTTGTGGGCCATGTTGGGCTCATACCCGGTGAGTTTCTTACCTCACCACCTAGCTGGCCGAGGTACAACAATTGTTTTAGGAGGGGTTACCATTGGTTTAAGCATTGGCCTCCCTTTAGCGACTGCCTTTGCCAAAGCTGTAACCTGGCAGGCTGGCTTTATGTTAGTAGCTAGTTTATTTACGGTCTGTGCTTTATTAGGATTAAAGCTGTTTCCAAGTGTCGCCGGTGAAGCTTATAGTGCTGAAAACAACTATCTGATTCTACTTAAGAATAAGGACATCCTTATTGTTAGTTTAGTGACTATCCTGCTGGTTTTAGCCCACTACATGTCATATATTTACATTCAATTGATTAGTGAACAGGCTGGCGTAGCGGTTGGGTCTGCCCAATTAGCCTTTGGTGTTGGCGCTCTGGTGTCAATCTTTGTCGTGGCCCGCTTTATTGACCAGCGTTTACATGGTTTAGCTATAGCCATTGCTATTTTGGCCGGTCTTGCACTCTTGATACTGAATGTACTATCTCAGTCCAGCCTGCTAGTTTATTTGGCTTTTGTCATGTGGGGCTTGAGCTTTGCGCCGATGACAACAGTTCTACAGACTGCCTGTACCCAACAGGTAGACCGGGGTAAAGCTTTAGCCAACTCCCTAAGTGCTACCTCATACGATATCGCCATAATGTTGGGCTCAATGATTGGTGGGTTAACCTTAACAGCTATCGGTTTATCAGGCACCCTTTATTTATCAATTGCCGTTTTTATACTAGCTAGTGTGGTAATTTATAAATCACCTAGAACTTTTACAAATAAATAG
- a CDS encoding inositol monophosphatase family protein produces the protein MDINKLDYTVKSWFPQIRDLVMESAAYKMKTKRDFRDLATEVDIAVQQLIESKIKQLPGDQVIIGEETYQASGQDGQADNLWLIDPIDGTANFVKQAENYATMIAYFSKGQPILSYIYDIYRDDLYWARQGQGVYLNDEKMPIPENLSLQDSLVGISPRHVKGKAYFSYLLDQAFDIRNYGCSSLDGISVIKGQYGAFINPGAGPWDYSPLILMAQEQGLHFSRLDGTQPDITQPSNFIIASQSCYDELAELLAPYSLAEGYENF, from the coding sequence ATGGATATAAATAAGTTGGACTATACGGTAAAATCCTGGTTTCCCCAAATAAGAGATTTGGTAATGGAATCTGCCGCCTATAAAATGAAGACCAAACGAGACTTTCGTGATTTAGCTACAGAGGTTGATATCGCTGTTCAACAGCTGATTGAGTCAAAAATTAAGCAGTTACCAGGCGACCAAGTAATTATTGGCGAGGAAACTTATCAAGCTAGCGGTCAAGATGGTCAGGCTGATAATCTCTGGCTAATTGACCCGATTGATGGTACTGCTAACTTTGTTAAGCAAGCAGAAAACTATGCGACTATGATTGCCTATTTTTCTAAGGGGCAGCCGATCCTATCGTATATCTATGATATTTATCGCGATGATCTTTACTGGGCCAGGCAAGGGCAGGGGGTATATTTGAACGACGAAAAAATGCCTATTCCTGAAAACCTAAGTTTACAAGATTCCTTAGTTGGCATTTCTCCGCGACACGTCAAGGGCAAAGCCTATTTTTCCTATCTTCTCGACCAGGCGTTTGATATACGCAACTACGGCTGCTCTTCCTTAGACGGCATCAGTGTTATAAAAGGTCAATATGGTGCCTTCATTAATCCAGGTGCTGGCCCTTGGGACTATAGTCCGTTAATATTAATGGCCCAAGAGCAGGGATTGCATTTTTCCCGCCTAGATGGAACCCAGCCTGATATCACGCAACCGTCTAATTTTATTATTGCCAGTCAATCTTGTTATGATGAATTGGCTGAGTTATTAGCACCCTATAGCCTAGCTGAGGGTTATGAAAACTTTTGA
- a CDS encoding glycerophosphodiester phosphodiesterase codes for MMTKVIAHRGYSKLYPENTMLAFKKAAEYDIYGIELDVQLSKDGTVVICHDESVERTSNGQGEIKDLTINELKELTFDKGMASAQGQVHEDITIPTLDEFLAWIQPHPLIINIELKTNLYSYPGIEKKVAQLIDQYGLADRTIVSSFNHESLMTFKELAPHVKLGFLTAQQLYQAGDYCARNGVQYYHPYYITLSQSGLEDLAKNSVLVNTYTVNQAEDMQKLAAKNINALITDDVELAIASIAI; via the coding sequence ATGATGACTAAAGTTATTGCACATAGAGGTTATAGTAAATTATACCCAGAAAATACTATGTTGGCTTTTAAAAAAGCTGCTGAATATGATATTTATGGGATTGAATTAGATGTTCAATTGTCTAAGGATGGGACTGTAGTTATTTGTCATGATGAATCCGTCGAACGGACTTCTAATGGTCAGGGTGAAATTAAAGACTTGACCATTAATGAGTTAAAAGAGCTAACTTTCGATAAGGGTATGGCTAGCGCGCAAGGCCAGGTACATGAGGATATAACGATTCCAACATTGGATGAATTTTTGGCTTGGATCCAGCCACATCCTCTGATCATAAATATTGAATTGAAGACTAATCTGTATTCGTATCCAGGCATTGAAAAAAAGGTGGCTCAATTGATTGACCAATACGGTCTAGCTGATCGTACGATTGTCTCCTCATTCAATCATGAAAGCTTGATGACCTTTAAAGAACTAGCACCTCATGTTAAGCTAGGTTTCTTAACGGCGCAGCAGCTATACCAAGCTGGAGATTATTGTGCCCGCAATGGTGTGCAATATTATCACCCGTATTATATAACTTTGAGCCAATCGGGTCTGGAAGACTTAGCAAAAAATAGTGTTTTAGTTAATACATACACTGTCAATCAAGCCGAAGATATGCAGAAACTAGCTGCAAAAAATATTAATGCCCTAATTACTGATGATGTTGAATTAGCTATAGCTAGTATCGCAATATAG
- a CDS encoding ABC transporter ATP-binding protein codes for MADVKLKKVAKIYEDGFKAVKNIDLDIKDKEFIVFVGPSGCGKSTTLRMIAGLEDISEGELYIGDELVNNVPPKDRDIAMVFQSYALYPHMNCRDNMAFALKLAGVSKEERYKRVEEVAEILQLTPLLDKKPGALSGGQRQRVALGRAMVRKPKVFLLDEPLSNLDAKLRVTMRSEIVQLHRELETTFIYVTHDQTEAMTMGTRIAVLNAGQIEQFDTPGNLYRNPANKFVAEFIGSPQMNMINGRLIMTENGPALASANEVFLLSPENQKRLKVEADGREVYIGIRPENLSYADTRYDNNVIKIQTNNVEQVGSDTFVYFDFHSADKELAARFNPARPVPYNSEIFVAIDMDEIFIFDKQSEESLLDKRPVEEIL; via the coding sequence ATGGCAGACGTAAAATTAAAAAAAGTAGCTAAAATTTATGAAGACGGCTTTAAGGCTGTTAAAAATATTGATCTTGATATCAAGGATAAAGAATTTATTGTTTTTGTTGGGCCATCAGGTTGTGGTAAATCGACTACCTTACGGATGATTGCCGGGTTAGAAGATATTTCTGAAGGTGAGTTATATATTGGTGACGAATTAGTGAACAATGTGCCGCCTAAAGATCGAGACATTGCGATGGTATTCCAGTCATATGCGCTCTACCCGCATATGAATTGTCGTGATAACATGGCGTTTGCATTAAAATTAGCAGGTGTGAGTAAAGAAGAACGTTATAAACGAGTGGAAGAAGTTGCTGAAATTTTACAATTAACGCCGCTTTTAGATAAGAAACCCGGGGCACTTTCTGGTGGGCAACGACAACGTGTGGCTCTAGGACGTGCTATGGTAAGAAAGCCTAAAGTTTTCTTACTCGATGAGCCCTTATCTAACCTAGATGCCAAATTACGGGTAACCATGCGTTCTGAAATTGTCCAATTACATAGAGAATTAGAGACAACCTTTATTTATGTTACCCATGATCAAACAGAAGCGATGACTATGGGAACGCGAATTGCTGTATTAAATGCTGGCCAGATTGAACAATTTGATACACCAGGCAATCTATACCGGAATCCTGCTAATAAGTTCGTAGCGGAATTTATCGGTAGTCCACAAATGAATATGATCAATGGACGTCTGATAATGACTGAAAATGGCCCTGCTCTGGCATCAGCAAATGAGGTCTTTCTCCTTTCGCCTGAAAATCAGAAACGCTTGAAGGTAGAGGCTGATGGACGTGAAGTTTACATTGGGATTCGCCCTGAAAATCTAAGTTATGCCGATACACGCTACGACAATAATGTGATTAAAATTCAAACTAATAATGTTGAGCAAGTAGGGTCAGATACTTTCGTTTACTTCGATTTCCATTCGGCCGATAAGGAATTAGCTGCTCGTTTTAACCCAGCTCGTCCAGTTCCTTATAACTCTGAAATTTTTGTAGCCATCGATATGGATGAAATATTTATTTTTGATAAGCAAAGTGAAGAATCTTTACTTGATAAAAGACCAGTAGAGGAAATTCTATGA